Proteins encoded in a region of the Marinobacter arenosus genome:
- a CDS encoding SH3 domain-containing protein: protein MILLTVAMADADAQTAFDDESAVLEVVDPFIELHTAPGRGYPVFHVIEKGEQVELLKRKTNWYKVRSASGEEGWTKAAQLGRTLLPTGLPADLPEVGHGEYLASSWRVGFTTGLFEQSTSFSLAVGYRPLTWLGAELEAGKIYNRSVTSDYYSANVIIEPFHQWDLTPYALAGVSRFSFDARQKVLLSDLGDADAVNVGGGLSYYIGRNFLVRAEYRVYSVSSNSDSTGLSEWKIGLNTFF, encoded by the coding sequence ATGATCCTGTTGACCGTGGCGATGGCAGACGCTGATGCACAGACGGCCTTTGATGATGAAAGTGCGGTGTTGGAAGTGGTGGACCCGTTTATTGAACTGCACACCGCGCCGGGAAGGGGCTACCCGGTGTTCCATGTGATCGAGAAAGGGGAGCAGGTCGAGCTGCTGAAGCGTAAGACCAATTGGTACAAGGTTCGGTCTGCGTCCGGCGAAGAGGGCTGGACCAAAGCCGCCCAGCTGGGGCGCACGCTGCTGCCGACCGGGCTTCCGGCCGACCTGCCCGAAGTCGGACACGGTGAATACCTGGCCTCCAGCTGGCGCGTAGGCTTTACCACCGGTTTATTTGAGCAGTCCACCAGCTTCAGCCTGGCGGTCGGCTATCGCCCCCTCACCTGGCTTGGTGCGGAACTGGAGGCCGGCAAGATCTACAACCGGTCAGTGACCAGTGACTACTACAGCGCCAACGTGATCATCGAGCCCTTCCACCAGTGGGACCTGACGCCCTATGCGCTGGCCGGGGTCTCCCGTTTTTCTTTCGACGCCCGCCAGAAGGTTCTGCTGAGCGACCTTGGCGATGCCGATGCGGTCAACGTCGGAGGCGGCCTGAGCTATTACATCGGGCGCAATTTTCTTGTTCGTGCCGAGTACCGCGTGTATTCGGTTTCCTCCAATTCAGACAGCACAGGTTTAAGTGAATGGAAAATCGGTCTGAACACCTTCTTCTGA
- a CDS encoding outer membrane beta-barrel domain-containing protein, protein MENRSEHLLLRSGFSDYGTGKALLLACSLAIPQWATAQETGDSDKPAPVQVIAPEVKPRSIQEADIDAEFFEVGAFAGMMTIDNFSSEPLVGVSAAFHATEDFFLQFNYGYTEAGLTSFEELSGDNVRLLSDSDREYSYYDFLVGYNIFPGEVFFSDSLTFNSAFYLVGGVGNTEFGGESNFTTTLGTGFRVVLLDWLTVHVDFRDHMFTSDLIRESQLTHNIELSSGFTLFF, encoded by the coding sequence ATGGAAAATCGGTCTGAACACCTTCTTCTGAGGTCAGGATTCTCTGACTACGGGACCGGCAAGGCGCTGCTACTGGCGTGCTCGCTGGCCATTCCACAGTGGGCGACGGCGCAGGAAACCGGGGACAGTGACAAGCCGGCGCCGGTCCAGGTCATCGCGCCTGAGGTAAAACCCCGCAGTATCCAGGAGGCGGATATCGATGCGGAGTTTTTCGAGGTCGGTGCCTTTGCCGGCATGATGACGATCGACAACTTCAGCAGTGAACCGTTGGTGGGGGTCAGTGCGGCATTCCATGCCACCGAGGACTTCTTCCTGCAGTTCAATTACGGCTATACCGAGGCGGGGCTGACGTCGTTCGAGGAACTCAGTGGCGATAACGTCAGGCTACTGAGCGATTCTGACCGGGAGTACAGCTACTACGATTTTCTGGTGGGCTACAACATTTTTCCGGGCGAGGTGTTTTTCAGCGACTCGCTGACCTTCAACTCCGCCTTCTACCTGGTTGGCGGGGTCGGAAACACCGAGTTTGGTGGCGAGAGCAACTTCACGACCACACTCGGCACCGGGTTCCGGGTGGTTCTGCTGGACTGGCTGACGGTTCACGTGGATTTTCGGGACCACATGTTCACCAGCGACCTGATTCGCGAATCCCAGCTCACCCACAACATCGAGCTGTCTTCCGGATTCACGCTGTTCTTCTGA